In Triticum urartu cultivar G1812 chromosome 6, Tu2.1, whole genome shotgun sequence, the following proteins share a genomic window:
- the LOC125516887 gene encoding protein RKD4-like, producing the protein MESFRSYGEEGDGCYYFQNLKLNEEDHCFLDFSTSSTTTATQSCPLQDEYDATLFEGDILSFWPALEERAHLKEVKQEPDGDAAEKKHDGSEEALFSSTSTQHLCTSTTTAQSFFSQDQQEFEARLEVHIMSLLAALEGEHHGGEKELKGEVGRDAGEKKRDGPEEKPLLSFQQVSRCFCMPIKQAAEELNVGLTLLKRQCRELGIPRWPHRKLKSLETLIKNAQELGKPMIEVEMLQRKKKLIEERPGHIELDEETKVLRQACFKEKFKRRRLMAMER; encoded by the exons ATGGAAAGCTTCAGGTCCTATGGAGAAGAAGGGGACGGCTGCTACTACTTCCAGAACTTGAAGCTTAATGAAGAGGACCACTGCTTCCTGGATTTCAG TACTTCTAGTACTACTACTGCCACTCAGAGCTGCCCCTTGCAAG ACGAGTATGATGCCACCCTGTTCGAAGGCGATATCCTGAGCTTTTGGCCTGCCTTGGAAGAACGAGCTCATCTCAAGGAAGTGAAGCAGGAGCCGGACGGTGACGCCGCGGAGAAGAAGCACGACGGCTCGGAGGAAGCACtcttctcctccacctccaccCAGCATCTCTGCACTAGCACCACTACTGCACAGAGCTTCTTCTCGCAAG ACCAGCAGGAGTTTGAAGCCCGCTTGGAAGTTCATATCATGAGCCTTTTGGCAGCCTTGGAAGGAGAACATCACGGCGGGGAGAAGGAACTGAAGGGCGAGGTGGGCCGCGACGCCGGGGAGAAGAAGCGCGATGGACCAGAGGAGAAGCCACTGCTGTCGTTCCAGCAGGTGTCGCGGTGCTTCTGCATGCCGATCAAGCAGGCGGCGGAGGAGCTCAATGTTGGGCTGACGCTCCTGAAGAGGCAGTGCCGGGAGCTCGGGATCCCGCGGTGGCCGCACCGAAAGTTGAAGAGCCTGGAGACGCTCATCAAGAATGCTCAG GAGCTAGGGAAGCCTATGATTGAAGTGGAGATGCTGCAACGGAAGAAGAAGCTGATCGAGGAGAGGCCTGGGCACATTGAGCTGGATGAGGAGACGAAGGTGCTGAGGCAGGCATGCTTCAAGGAGAAGTTCAAGAGGAGAAGGCTCATGGCAATGGAGCGGTAA